Sequence from the Fodinibius salicampi genome:
GCAAATGCAACACGACTCTCCTGCGATTCCACGATTAGAGGTTCCAAAATATAATTGGTGGAATGAAGCACTCCATGGAGTCGGCCGATCCGGTGTGGCAACAGTTTTTCCGCAAGCCATTGCAATGGGAGCTACCTTTGATAAAGATTTGATCCATGAGGTAGCTACCGCTATTTCTGACGAGGCACGAGCCATGTATAATATTTCCGTCGAAAAGGGATACCGTCAACAATACGCAGGATTAACCTTTTGGACTCCTAATGTAAATATTTTCAGAGATCCCCGTTGGGGAAGAGGGCAAGAAACGTATGGTGAGGATCCCTTCCTGATGTCTGAAATGGGAGTAGCATTTGTAGAAGGATTGCAGGGCGATCATCCCGAATATATGAAAGCTGCAGCCGGAGCCAAACATTTTGCTGTGCATAGTGGTCCGGAACGACTACGCCATGAATTTAATGCAGAGGCATCTAAGAAAGATATGTATGAAACCTACCTGCCAGCCTTTGAAGCTGCAGTTAATGCTGGGGTGGAAACCGTCATGTGTGCCTATAATGCAACCAATGGCGCCCCGGCTTGCGCCAGCGATGAGCTATTAAATGAGATACTTCGACAAGAATGGGGATTTGACGGTCATATTGTCTCAGATTGTTACGCACTTGAGGACTTATATACAGAAGGAGCTCATAATGTTGTTGAGGGAGAAAAAGAAGCAGCAGCCCTGGCTTTGGAAACCGGCGTTAATCTCAATTGTGGAAGTACCTATTCAACGCTGCCCCAGGCAGTGGAAGCGGGCTTGATTAGTGAAGATAAAATTGATGAAGTACTTAAACCATTACTGACTACCCGGTTTAAACTGGGCATGTTCGATCCATCCGAAATGAACCCTTATAACGAATTATCTGAGGATGTAATTAATAGCCCTGAACATCGCAGACTGTCCAGGGAAACAGCAGTTAAATCTATCGTGATGCTCAAAAATGACGGTGTGCTGCCCCTTGAAAATGATTTATCCCGGTATTTTGTAACGGGTCCCAATGCTACGAGTATTGAGGCTCTTATTGCAAACTACTACGGCATTAATGATCAGATGGTAACCATATTGGAAGGATTAGCCGGAGCCATAGAGCCTGGCAGCCAAATGCCTTATGAACAAGGGGTCTTATTGGACCGCGAAAATGTGAATCCCATTGACTGGGCCAGCCCGAATGCGAGTATTTCTGATGTTACGTTTATGGTTATGGGCATTAACAGCTTACTTGAAGGAGAAGAGGGAGCATCTATTGCCTCGCCTCATTATGGTGATCGTCTGGATTACAACTTACCCCAAAACCAGATCGATTACCTTGAAAAATTGACCGAAGGGAATGACAATCCGGTTGTAGCAATTATAACGGGAGGAAGTCCCATGAATCTAGCTAAAGTTCATGAGCTGGCTGATGCAGTATTGCTAGTCTGGTATCCCGGACAGGAGGGGGGAAATGCCGTTGCGGATGTGGTATTCGGAAAAGAGTCGCCATCGGGCCGGCTTCCGCTTACATTTCCAAAATCATTGGATCAACTTCCTCCCTATGAAGACTATTCTATGGAAGGCCGAACCTACCGGTATATGGAAGAAGAACCGTTATATCCGTTTGGATTTGGACTCAGCTATACAGAATTTGAATATTCTGATATCGAATTATCTTCAGCAAGCTTAACGGAAGGGGATTCCGTAACAGCCAAAGCAACGGTAACGAATGTCGGAGATGTTGAATCCGATGAGGTTGTTCAGCTTTATATATCCGATCTGGAAGCCTCAGTGAGGGTACCTATACACTCCTTAAAAGGGGCAGAACGCATCAGCCTGAATCCGGGTGAATCAACCGAAGTTGAATTTGAGATTAACTCAGAGTTGCTGGAATTGGTTAATGAAGAGGGAGAAAGACAACTAGAACCGGGAGAATTCCAGATCACAATAGGTGGTTCCGTTCCCACTGAACGCAGCATGGAATTAGGAGCTCCAGAACCTGTGGAAACTATACTCCGGGTTGAGCAATGATTTATTATTAGTACGAATATGCTGTACTAAACATCCTCTTTAACCCCATGTCCTTTGTGTAAGGATATGGGGTTATATTATTTATTGGTTCCAAATCTCTATGTGACACCAATAAAGCTTTGAAAAGTACTGAACCTATACCAGGTAGAGAAATAAACTGCCAATTAGAACTTGGTTGCCAATATTTAAGATAATCGGATGGGCAGGAAGACAAGATGAATTTGATTTAATAAGATTGGTCAATGTTAGTTGTGTATAGTATTTTCTTTCAGAAAAATGCTTCTTGGCAGCATGATAATGAAGGAAATGAAATCCGGTTACCTCGATAGGGGTTTGTGTTTCTGGGGTATTTTTTTTAAATAACCAACCAATCATTAGGGATAATCTGTTTAAGCTAAAATAATTCAATTTTTGATATGCTGCTTTAGCTAAAGGCAGCATAATTTTTTCAGATAATACTTAACCGGTTAAATATGGCTACTAAGAAGTTAAAATTAGGCTTCATATTTCATTGTTTATAGCAAGTAGAAGGGATTTAAAATTAATTAAGAATACTTAGGTAAGATGAAAATAGAGCATTTTGCGATAAATGTTGAACAACCCCTGGAAGTGGCTGACTGGTATGTCAGGCATCTGGGATTTGAGATTGTGAAGCAAGATTCAGAACCACCGTATACAACTTTTCTTGCTGACGATGAGGGACGCGTAATGATTGAGGTCTATAATAATCCTTCCGATAAGGTCCCGGATTATTCAAACATGGATCCGTTGATTCTGCACCTGGCAATGGTTTCTAAAGATCCGGCAGAAGATAAGAAGCGATTAATTGAGGCGGGGGCGAAAGAGGTAAGCGACGAGATACTGGAGGATGGATCGCATTTAGTAATGCTAAGGGATCCCTGGGGATTTTCAATACAGCTATGTAAGCGTTCTACTCATATGTTAAGGAAGGGAGATTAGCTAGCTATTTATTTGAATCAGGTGAAAAAGAGAATCATTGCTATAAAAACCACAGTGTGAATGGTAGTAATTTTTGGAAGCAGATATATGCAACAACTTAATATATAATAAAATGTAAGTTATGCTCGAAAGGAAATGGAACCGAATTAGAAGTATTTCATTAAAAGTGAGGTCTGGTGTTAAAGTTTTTGCGGGCTGCCTGATACTCAGCTTGTTTGTGCCAGGAATGGTATATCAGCCCAAGCCGGTTACCCTGTATTTAATAGGCGATTCCACCATGTCCGAGAAAGAAGTGCAAGCCTATCCTGAAACTGGGTGGGGGATGCCGTTTAAATATTATTTTGATAAAGGAGTAGTGGTGGAAAACCATGCCCGGAATGGACGGAGTACTCGTACCTTTTTGGATGAGGGTCGTTGGGAGCCTATCCTTTCTAATTTAAAAAAGGGCGATTATGTCTTTATCCAGTTTGGCCACAATGATGAGGTACAGAGCAAGGAACAATCCACTACGCCGGAGGAGTTCCAGGCCAACCTGGCAAAATATGTAACGGAAACCAGATCTCGCGGAGGCAAGCCGGTTTTGTTGACTCCCATCGCCCGTCGCCATTTTGATGAGGATGGACAGCTTATCGATACCCACCACCAGTATTCGGAACTGGTAAGAGAAGTAGCTCGCAAATTTGAAGTATCGCTGATCGATATGGATCAAAGAAGCCAGAAACTATTAAAGGCTTTGGGGCCAGAAAAATCAGTTTTTCTGTATCTGCATTTGGATGTGGGACAAAACCCTAATTATCCTGATGGTGTGAAGGATAATACACATTTCAGCGAATTGGGAGCCCGTATGATGGCAGAGCTAGCTCTTAAAGGTATTAGAGATCTGAATTTGGAGCTGGCTTCACATATTCCAAAGTAATAGCTATAACTTTCAATTTTATTTGAGTTTTAATTTTAATATATCTGAGATTATGTCTAATCCAACAATAAGAAGTAACGGGATTTACTCAAAGCAATTATACACGGTAATTTTATTTTTGGCAGTATTAATAACGGTAACATGCGAGGCGATGGCGCAAGAAAATCAGGTGCCTGAAGATATCGCCCCCATTAATACTCCATTTGATATGGCGGAAGTTGAACGCCCTTCCTTTCCGGACAGAACTTTTGATATCCGGGATTATGGAGCGCAGCAAATGCAGGGAGAGAATCCGTTTGAAAATACGGATGCCATCCACAAAGCTATCGAAGCCGCTCACCAAGCGGGCGGGGGAAAAGTATTGATCCCCAAAGGAGAATGGTTGAGCGCTCCCATTCATCTTAAAAGTAATATAAACCTGCATGTAGCGGAGGGGGCTACGGTCTATTTTAGTACTGACAAAGAGG
This genomic interval carries:
- a CDS encoding glycoside hydrolase family 3 N-terminal domain-containing protein codes for the protein MKSKVTLLLITILILGFGQGVVAQDKPLYLDPDQPTEERVDDLIQRMTLEEKASQMQHDSPAIPRLEVPKYNWWNEALHGVGRSGVATVFPQAIAMGATFDKDLIHEVATAISDEARAMYNISVEKGYRQQYAGLTFWTPNVNIFRDPRWGRGQETYGEDPFLMSEMGVAFVEGLQGDHPEYMKAAAGAKHFAVHSGPERLRHEFNAEASKKDMYETYLPAFEAAVNAGVETVMCAYNATNGAPACASDELLNEILRQEWGFDGHIVSDCYALEDLYTEGAHNVVEGEKEAAALALETGVNLNCGSTYSTLPQAVEAGLISEDKIDEVLKPLLTTRFKLGMFDPSEMNPYNELSEDVINSPEHRRLSRETAVKSIVMLKNDGVLPLENDLSRYFVTGPNATSIEALIANYYGINDQMVTILEGLAGAIEPGSQMPYEQGVLLDRENVNPIDWASPNASISDVTFMVMGINSLLEGEEGASIASPHYGDRLDYNLPQNQIDYLEKLTEGNDNPVVAIITGGSPMNLAKVHELADAVLLVWYPGQEGGNAVADVVFGKESPSGRLPLTFPKSLDQLPPYEDYSMEGRTYRYMEEEPLYPFGFGLSYTEFEYSDIELSSASLTEGDSVTAKATVTNVGDVESDEVVQLYISDLEASVRVPIHSLKGAERISLNPGESTEVEFEINSELLELVNEEGERQLEPGEFQITIGGSVPTERSMELGAPEPVETILRVEQ
- a CDS encoding VOC family protein, with the translated sequence MKIEHFAINVEQPLEVADWYVRHLGFEIVKQDSEPPYTTFLADDEGRVMIEVYNNPSDKVPDYSNMDPLILHLAMVSKDPAEDKKRLIEAGAKEVSDEILEDGSHLVMLRDPWGFSIQLCKRSTHMLRKGD
- a CDS encoding rhamnogalacturonan acetylesterase codes for the protein MVYQPKPVTLYLIGDSTMSEKEVQAYPETGWGMPFKYYFDKGVVVENHARNGRSTRTFLDEGRWEPILSNLKKGDYVFIQFGHNDEVQSKEQSTTPEEFQANLAKYVTETRSRGGKPVLLTPIARRHFDEDGQLIDTHHQYSELVREVARKFEVSLIDMDQRSQKLLKALGPEKSVFLYLHLDVGQNPNYPDGVKDNTHFSELGARMMAELALKGIRDLNLELASHIPK